The following proteins are encoded in a genomic region of Nicotiana sylvestris chromosome 4, ASM39365v2, whole genome shotgun sequence:
- the LOC104231671 gene encoding peroxisomal nicotinamide adenine dinucleotide carrier-like, which translates to MSSALANGLAGAGGGIIAQIITYPLQTVNTRQQTERVTKKGRDSRGSALFQILQVVRSEGLLGLYSGLKPSLLGTTVSQGVYYYFYQVFKNKAEAIASANKKKGRGDGSVGAFSWLVVAALAGSLNVLLTNPIWILVTRMQTHTQAERKILEAKRQSLLKEASENLFTAASLEAKLAELDSSKPHPYGTLQAAREIYDESGVIGFWKGVIPALIMVSNPSIQFMIYESLSKQLRTKRAAKKKYVQNTTAWEVFVIGAFAKLGATVSTYPLLVVKSRLQAKQEIGGNISLRYSGTADAVIKMIRHEGFKSFYQGMRTKIVQSVFAASVLFMVKEELVKLYAVLANRSKVNV; encoded by the coding sequence ATGTCGAGTGCCTTGGCTAATGGGCTGGCTGGAGCTGGTGGAGGCATAATTGCACAAATAATTACTTACCCCCTCCAAACTGTCAATACCCGGCAACAGACGGAGCGGGTCACGAAAAAGGGCCGGGATTCTCGTGGCAGTGCACTTTTTCAAATTTTGCAGGTAGTTAGAAGCGAAGGTTTGTTGGGGCTTTATAGCGGCCTGAAGCCTTCCCTGCTTGGAACCACTGTGTCACAGGGTGTGTACTACTATTTTTACCAGGTTTTCAAGAACAAGGCTGAGGCGATAGCATCTGCAAATAAGAAAAAAGGTCGAGGGGATGGCTCTGTTGGGGCGTTCTCTTGGCTTGTCGTGGCAGCTCTTGCTGGATCACTAAATGTATTACTGACAAACCCTATATGGATTCTTGTTACTCGTATGCAGACTCATACACAAGCAGAAAGGAAAATTTTGGAGGCAAAGAGGCAATCCCTTTTAAAGGAAGCTTCTGAAAATCTCTTCACTGCTGCTTCATTGGAGGCTAAACTGGCCGAGCTTGATTCATCGAAACCTCATCCCTATGGAACATTGCAAGCAGCACGTGAGATTTATGATGAATCCGGAGTTATTGGATTTTGGAAAGGAGTCATCCCAGCATTGATCATGGTGTCCAATCCCTCGATTCAGTTCATGATTTATGAAAGTTTGTCAAAGCAGTTAAGGACTAAACGTGCTGCAAAGaagaaatatgtacaaaatacAACTGCTTGGGAGGTTTTTGTAATCGGAGCCTTTGCTAAACTAGGAGCAACTGTTTCGACATATCCATTGTTGGTTGTTAAGTCTAGGCTTCAAGCCAAGCAGGAGATTGGTGGAAATATCTCGTTAAGATATTCAGGTACAGCAGATGCTGTTATTAAGATGATTCGTCATGAAGGATTCAAAAGCTTCTATCAGGGAATGCGCACAAAGATAGTACAGAGCGTCTTTGCAGCCTCTGTACTTTTCATGGTGAAGGAAGAGCTTGTTAAATTGTATGCGGTTCTGGCTAACAGAAGCAAGGTTAATGTTTAG